A genomic window from Micromonospora sp. WMMA1947 includes:
- a CDS encoding lysophospholipid acyltransferase family protein, producing MAEPTAGSTPAGETQNPAGPAVADRPGDHWDRKVAQGLAFLRRRLAGDYEVDEFGFDPDLTDAVVHPLVRLLYRDWFRTEVTGIEHVPDVGAGLVVGNHSGTVALDALILSTALHDRHPAHRYLRLLGADLVFRMPVVSEIARKTGGTVACSPDAERLLGNGELVGVFPEGFKGVGKLYSDRYKLQRFGRGGFVSAALRTGTPIVPVAIVGGEEIYPMLADIKPLARLLKLPYFPVTPTFPWLGPLGMVPLPSKWLIEFCPPIPTAHLRDSADDPLVVFNLADQVRETIQQTLHKLLERRPDPFGP from the coding sequence ATGGCTGAGCCGACGGCCGGGAGCACGCCGGCCGGCGAGACGCAGAACCCCGCCGGGCCGGCGGTGGCCGACCGGCCGGGGGACCACTGGGACCGCAAGGTGGCCCAGGGGCTGGCGTTCCTGCGGCGTCGGCTCGCCGGTGACTACGAGGTCGACGAGTTCGGTTTCGACCCCGACCTGACCGACGCCGTGGTCCACCCGCTGGTCCGGCTGCTCTATCGGGACTGGTTCCGCACCGAGGTCACCGGCATCGAGCACGTGCCCGACGTGGGGGCCGGTCTCGTCGTCGGCAACCACTCCGGCACCGTGGCGCTCGACGCGCTGATCCTCTCCACCGCGCTGCACGACCGGCACCCGGCGCACCGCTACCTGCGGCTGCTCGGCGCCGACCTGGTCTTCCGGATGCCCGTCGTGTCCGAGATAGCCCGCAAGACCGGCGGCACCGTCGCGTGCAGCCCGGACGCGGAACGGCTGCTGGGCAACGGGGAACTGGTGGGCGTGTTCCCGGAGGGCTTCAAGGGGGTCGGCAAGCTCTACTCCGACCGGTACAAGCTCCAGCGCTTCGGCCGGGGCGGGTTCGTCTCCGCCGCGCTGCGCACCGGTACGCCGATCGTGCCGGTGGCGATCGTCGGCGGCGAGGAGATCTATCCGATGCTCGCCGACATCAAGCCGCTGGCCCGGCTGCTCAAACTGCCGTACTTCCCGGTCACGCCGACGTTCCCCTGGCTCGGGCCGCTGGGCATGGTGCCGCTGCCGAGCAAGTGGCTGATCGAGTTCTGCCCGCCGATCCCGACCGCGCACCTGCGTGACTCCGCGGACGACCCGCTGGTGGTGTTCAACCTCGCCGACCAGGTGCGGGAGACGATCCAGCAGACGCTGCACAAGCTGCTCGAACGCCGCCCCGACCCGTTCGGTCCCTGA
- a CDS encoding NAD-dependent epimerase/dehydratase family protein gives MTPGDTSGAPGVVVVTGVGRWLGAHVAARLAADERIERVIGVDPAPPNPELTDLLFDVERIRLDLDSLGGLLLDLDVDTVVHLALVSAPDPQQGGRAGMKEQNVIGTMQLLAAAQRAPRLRKLVVRSSTAAYGVSFRDPAVFTEETEPREVPRGGFGRDILDIEGYVRGFRRRRPDVTATVLRFAPFIGYAADTTLTRYFSQPVVPTVFGRDPRLQFVHFDDALEVLHRSVAEDHPGTYNVAGPGVLSLSQAIRRAGRVAVPVLEPGLAGVAAVARSLGFGRYGLDQVDLFVHGRVVDTSRLEREYGFTPRSTAAAFEDFIRAHHGGVVVTRDQLAAAEQLVLESIRQVRSTVRERS, from the coding sequence ATGACCCCCGGTGACACCTCCGGTGCCCCGGGGGTCGTCGTCGTCACCGGGGTCGGCCGCTGGCTGGGCGCCCACGTGGCCGCCCGGCTCGCCGCCGACGAGCGGATCGAACGCGTCATCGGGGTCGATCCGGCACCGCCCAACCCCGAGCTGACCGACCTGCTCTTCGACGTCGAACGCATCCGCCTGGACCTCGACTCGCTCGGCGGCCTCCTGCTCGACCTCGACGTCGACACGGTGGTGCACCTGGCGCTCGTCTCCGCCCCCGACCCGCAGCAGGGCGGCCGGGCGGGGATGAAGGAACAGAACGTCATCGGCACCATGCAGCTGCTCGCCGCCGCGCAGCGCGCGCCCCGGCTGCGCAAGCTCGTGGTCCGCTCGTCCACCGCCGCGTACGGGGTGTCGTTCCGCGATCCGGCCGTCTTCACCGAGGAGACCGAGCCGCGCGAGGTGCCGCGCGGCGGTTTCGGCCGCGACATCCTCGACATCGAGGGGTACGTCCGCGGGTTCCGCCGCCGCCGGCCCGACGTCACCGCGACGGTGCTGCGTTTCGCGCCGTTCATCGGGTACGCCGCCGACACCACGCTCACCCGCTACTTCTCCCAGCCGGTCGTGCCCACCGTCTTCGGTCGCGACCCGCGCCTGCAGTTCGTGCACTTCGACGACGCGCTGGAGGTGCTGCACCGGTCGGTCGCCGAGGACCACCCGGGCACCTACAACGTCGCCGGGCCCGGGGTGCTGTCGCTGTCGCAGGCGATCCGCCGGGCCGGCCGGGTGGCGGTGCCGGTGCTCGAACCGGGCCTGGCCGGGGTGGCGGCGGTCGCCCGCAGTCTGGGCTTCGGCCGGTACGGCTTGGACCAGGTGGACCTCTTCGTGCACGGTCGGGTGGTGGACACCAGCCGACTGGAGCGGGAGTACGGCTTCACGCCCCGCTCGACCGCCGCCGCGTTCGAGGACTTCATCCGCGCCCACCACGGCGGCGTCGTGGTCACCCGCGATCAGCTCGCCGCCGCCGAGCAGTTGGTGCTGGAGAGCATCCGGCAGGTCCGCTCGACCGTGCGGGAGCGCTCGTGA
- a CDS encoding AMP-binding protein: MSGHGPADAAVPDSATVQDAAESSAPNLADRLRHAAAQRGDRAALHWRDRTLTWSELDDAATATARALLADAPPADGGHPPRVAIAFGNTPDFVVTYLAALRAGLVAVPVNPALTARELRHVLTDSGATVLVGAPEVTARVDRAELPALRAVHTAPPVTGAAGPDGFPARAGDDLAVLLYTSGTEGRPKGAMLSHRALAANHDQVDRIEPPVVGADDVVLLALPLFHAYGLNSVLGAVVRHGATGVLVDEIGPAGALDEIARHRVTVLVGVPSMFLTWTEADRDPAAALASVRVAVCGAAPLPLAAGARFTELTGHPVHVGYGLTETAPVLTSTLVGGEPKPGSIGRPLPGVGLRLVGSDGTELWRDGAPADAPDEDEMDLSDDPAGTDPGQIVVRGPNLFAGYWPDGRGGPDPDGWWGTGDVAYADDDGDLFLVDRLGELILVNGFNVYPHEVELVLQAHPGVAESAVLGVPHPRTGETVRAYVVRAAGSSVTAEELLAHCARNLARFKCPTDVEFVDSLPYSAIGKVRKTELRPAPVVPSPAPPTEIRTEVPDVQ; the protein is encoded by the coding sequence GTGTCCGGGCATGGCCCGGCGGACGCCGCTGTGCCAGACTCAGCCACCGTGCAGGACGCCGCCGAAAGCTCCGCGCCGAACCTCGCCGACCGGCTCCGCCACGCCGCCGCGCAGCGGGGCGACCGGGCCGCGCTGCACTGGCGCGACCGGACGCTGACCTGGTCCGAGCTGGACGACGCGGCCACCGCCACCGCCCGCGCGCTGCTCGCCGACGCGCCACCTGCCGACGGCGGCCACCCGCCCCGGGTGGCGATCGCGTTCGGCAACACCCCGGACTTCGTGGTCACCTACCTCGCCGCGCTCCGGGCCGGCCTGGTGGCCGTACCGGTCAACCCGGCGCTGACCGCCCGTGAGCTGCGGCACGTGCTCACCGACTCCGGCGCGACGGTGCTGGTCGGCGCGCCCGAGGTGACCGCCCGGGTGGACCGCGCCGAGCTGCCCGCACTACGCGCCGTGCACACCGCGCCGCCGGTGACCGGCGCCGCCGGGCCGGACGGGTTCCCGGCCCGCGCCGGCGACGACCTCGCCGTCCTGCTCTACACCTCCGGCACCGAGGGGCGGCCCAAGGGCGCGATGCTGTCGCACCGGGCCCTCGCCGCCAACCACGACCAGGTCGACCGCATCGAACCACCCGTGGTCGGCGCCGACGACGTCGTGCTGCTCGCCCTACCGCTGTTCCACGCGTACGGGCTGAACTCCGTGCTCGGCGCCGTCGTGCGGCACGGCGCGACAGGTGTGCTCGTCGACGAGATCGGCCCGGCCGGAGCGCTGGACGAGATCGCCCGGCACCGGGTCACCGTGCTGGTCGGCGTACCGTCGATGTTCCTGACCTGGACCGAGGCGGACCGGGACCCGGCCGCGGCGCTGGCCTCGGTGCGCGTCGCGGTGTGCGGCGCGGCGCCGCTGCCCCTCGCGGCCGGCGCGCGCTTCACCGAGCTGACCGGGCACCCGGTGCACGTCGGCTACGGGCTCACCGAGACCGCGCCGGTGCTCACCTCGACGCTCGTCGGCGGCGAGCCGAAACCCGGGTCGATCGGCCGCCCGCTGCCCGGCGTCGGGCTGCGTCTGGTCGGCTCCGACGGCACCGAGCTGTGGCGCGACGGGGCACCCGCCGACGCCCCCGACGAGGACGAGATGGACCTCTCCGACGATCCGGCCGGCACCGACCCCGGACAGATCGTGGTACGCGGACCGAACCTGTTCGCCGGTTACTGGCCGGACGGGCGGGGCGGGCCGGACCCGGACGGCTGGTGGGGCACCGGCGACGTGGCGTACGCCGACGACGACGGCGACCTGTTCCTGGTCGACCGGCTCGGCGAGCTGATCCTCGTCAACGGCTTCAACGTCTACCCGCACGAGGTGGAGCTGGTGCTCCAGGCGCACCCCGGCGTGGCCGAGTCGGCGGTCCTCGGCGTGCCGCACCCGCGGACCGGCGAGACTGTGCGGGCGTACGTGGTCCGGGCCGCCGGCTCGTCGGTGACGGCGGAGGAGCTGCTCGCCCACTGCGCGCGTAACCTGGCCCGGTTCAAGTGCCCGACCGACGTCGAGTTCGTCGACAGCCTGCCGTACTCGGCGATCGGGAAGGTCCGCAAGACCGAGCTGCGCCCGGCACCCGTGGTGCCGTCGCCGGCGCCGCCGACCGAGATCCGCACGGAGGTACCCGATGTCCAGTGA
- a CDS encoding AURKAIP1/COX24 domain-containing protein has translation MGSVVKKRRKRMAKKKHRKLLRKTRVQRRRLGK, from the coding sequence ATGGGCTCGGTGGTCAAGAAGCGCCGCAAGCGCATGGCTAAGAAGAAGCACCGCAAGCTGCTGCGCAAGACCCGCGTCCAGCGTCGCCGTCTCGGCAAGTGA
- a CDS encoding glutaredoxin family protein produces the protein MSSDPRLILITRPGCHLCDDAKAALDRVVAVTGDRWVERDVTGDVEMERDYGDRLPVVLLDGKEHGYWRVEEDRLLRDLTTPQL, from the coding sequence ATGTCCAGTGACCCGAGGCTCATCCTGATCACGCGGCCCGGCTGCCACCTGTGCGACGACGCGAAGGCCGCGCTCGACCGGGTGGTGGCGGTCACCGGCGACCGGTGGGTGGAGCGCGACGTCACCGGCGACGTGGAGATGGAGCGCGACTACGGCGACCGGCTGCCGGTCGTCCTGCTCGACGGCAAGGAGCACGGCTACTGGCGGGTCGAGGAGGACCGGCTGCTGCGCGATCTGACCACGCCGCAGCTCTAG
- a CDS encoding response regulator transcription factor: MRVVIADDAVLLREGLVRLLTEYGHEVVAAVGDGDALVEAVVAHRPDVSVVDVRMPPSHTDEGLRAAVEARRRVPGTPVLVLSQYVEVSYADDLLDTAGGAGGGIGYLLKDRVAAIDEFLDGLARVAAGGTVLDPEVISQLLVRRRRDDPLASLTPREREVLALMAEGRSNIAIARALVVSDGAVEKHVRNIFTKLDLPPDATTHHRRVLAVLAHLRA; this comes from the coding sequence ATGCGGGTGGTGATCGCGGACGACGCCGTACTGCTCCGGGAGGGGCTGGTCCGGCTGCTGACCGAGTACGGGCACGAGGTGGTGGCGGCCGTCGGCGACGGTGACGCGCTGGTCGAGGCGGTGGTGGCGCACCGGCCCGACGTCTCGGTGGTGGACGTGCGGATGCCGCCGTCACACACCGACGAGGGACTGCGCGCCGCGGTGGAGGCCCGCCGCCGGGTGCCGGGTACGCCGGTCCTGGTGCTGTCCCAGTACGTCGAGGTGTCGTACGCCGACGACCTGCTGGACACCGCGGGCGGCGCCGGCGGCGGCATCGGCTACCTGCTCAAGGACCGGGTCGCCGCGATCGACGAGTTCCTGGACGGCCTGGCCCGGGTGGCCGCCGGCGGCACCGTGCTCGACCCGGAGGTGATCAGCCAGTTGCTGGTCAGGCGGCGGCGCGACGACCCGCTGGCGTCGCTGACCCCGCGCGAGCGCGAGGTGCTGGCGCTGATGGCCGAGGGCCGCTCGAACATCGCCATCGCCCGGGCGCTCGTCGTCAGTGACGGCGCGGTCGAGAAGCACGTCCGCAACATCTTCACCAAGCTGGACCTGCCCCCTGATGCGACCACCCACCACCGTCGCGTCCTGGCCGTCCTGGCCCACCTGCGCGCCTGA
- a CDS encoding helix-turn-helix domain-containing protein — translation MAGSQSDARLSDVRFLTVAEVATVMRVSKMTVYRLVHSGELTAVRVGRSFRVPEHAVHEYLRGAFQESA, via the coding sequence ATGGCCGGGTCGCAGTCCGACGCACGGCTGTCGGATGTCAGGTTCCTGACCGTCGCCGAGGTGGCGACGGTCATGCGGGTCTCCAAGATGACCGTCTACCGCCTCGTGCACAGCGGTGAGCTCACCGCGGTACGGGTCGGCCGGTCGTTCCGGGTGCCCGAGCACGCCGTGCACGAATACCTCCGGGGCGCCTTCCAGGAGTCCGCCTGA
- a CDS encoding HAD hydrolase-like protein, whose amino-acid sequence MRRHLVWDWNGTLLDDLDLVVQATNVAFASAGGPAVTAAEHRVRFRRPIADYYAEMLGRAVDAEAFGTLDRVFHDAYRAGLTTCALAADATTAIESWEGSQSLLSMWFHDELVPTVHTYGLTPHFRRVDGLRATVGGGHKAEWLEKHLAELGLGGHEVVLIGDSLDDADAAASVGARCVLYTGGLSDPDRLRGSGHPAADTLTEAVTLARTLP is encoded by the coding sequence ATGCGACGCCACCTCGTGTGGGACTGGAACGGAACGCTCCTCGACGACCTCGACCTGGTGGTCCAGGCCACGAACGTCGCCTTCGCCAGCGCCGGCGGGCCGGCGGTCACCGCCGCCGAGCACCGGGTCCGCTTCCGGCGGCCGATCGCCGACTACTACGCCGAGATGCTCGGCCGGGCCGTGGACGCCGAGGCGTTCGGGACGCTGGACCGCGTGTTCCACGACGCGTACCGGGCCGGTCTGACCACCTGCGCCCTGGCCGCCGACGCCACCACCGCCATCGAGTCCTGGGAGGGCAGCCAGTCGCTGCTGTCCATGTGGTTCCACGACGAGCTGGTGCCGACCGTGCACACGTACGGGCTGACGCCGCACTTCCGCCGGGTGGACGGGCTGCGCGCCACCGTCGGCGGCGGGCACAAGGCCGAGTGGCTGGAGAAGCACCTGGCCGAGCTGGGGCTGGGCGGGCACGAGGTGGTGCTGATCGGTGACTCGCTCGACGACGCCGACGCGGCCGCCTCGGTCGGCGCCCGCTGCGTCCTCTACACCGGCGGCCTGTCCGACCCGGACCGGCTGCGCGGCAGCGGCCACCCGGCCGCCGACACGCTCACCGAGGCGGTGACGCTGGCCCGCACGCTGCCCTGA
- a CDS encoding DUF5667 domain-containing protein codes for MDSDLFSRRRAERFAQLLDEANGGRRHHVRSKADGELTALVEVSRRLTAERPDVEVDAEFRTGLRAMLVATAEREGVGTPAKATTTSGVRGALLPAITGRRARARGAILVGVAAGAVALSGISAASENALPGDALYGMKRSTERAQLALTSSDISRGQLFLAFARTRLDEAASVRDDRLGFSAVLDDMDADTRQGVRLLTTVAAQRSDPAALDAVDTFLAGQRRVVSGLLDRPDHADRDRTRRSLALLDAAGKRADALREAIACGLPAPQASDMLGPAPATCPADR; via the coding sequence GTGGACAGCGACCTCTTCTCCCGTCGGCGAGCCGAGCGCTTCGCGCAACTCCTCGACGAGGCCAACGGCGGACGCCGGCACCACGTCCGGTCCAAGGCGGACGGTGAACTCACCGCGCTCGTCGAGGTGAGCCGCCGGCTCACCGCCGAGCGGCCCGACGTCGAGGTGGACGCCGAGTTCCGTACCGGCCTGCGGGCGATGCTCGTGGCCACCGCCGAACGCGAGGGCGTCGGGACGCCGGCCAAGGCCACCACGACGAGCGGGGTACGCGGCGCGCTGCTGCCCGCCATCACCGGCCGCCGGGCGCGGGCCCGGGGCGCGATCCTGGTCGGCGTGGCCGCCGGTGCGGTCGCCCTCTCCGGCATCTCCGCCGCCAGCGAGAACGCGCTGCCCGGTGACGCCCTGTACGGCATGAAGCGCTCCACCGAGCGCGCCCAGCTCGCGCTCACCAGCTCGGACATCAGCCGTGGGCAGCTCTTCCTCGCCTTCGCCCGCACCCGCCTCGACGAGGCTGCCTCGGTCCGCGACGACCGGCTCGGCTTCAGCGCCGTCCTCGACGACATGGACGCGGACACCCGCCAGGGCGTACGCCTGCTGACCACCGTCGCCGCGCAGCGCTCCGACCCGGCGGCGCTGGACGCGGTGGACACGTTCCTGGCCGGCCAGCGCCGGGTGGTCAGCGGCCTGCTGGACCGGCCCGACCACGCCGACCGGGACCGCACCCGCCGCTCGCTGGCCCTGCTCGACGCGGCCGGCAAGCGCGCCGACGCGCTCCGCGAGGCGATCGCCTGCGGGCTGCCCGCGCCGCAGGCCAGCGACATGCTCGGGCCGGCTCCGGCCACCTGCCCGGCCGACCGCTGA
- a CDS encoding HAD-IB family hydrolase has product MAGSRKVTVSTDAHGHTAGWSETPSAPATTVAPDPTAAAFFDVDNTMMQGASIYWFARGLAARKYFTTGDLARFAWQQARFRLLATEHAGDMSQAKEAALAFVQGWRVDDMERLADEIFDELMAPRIWAGTRRLAQRHLDAGERVWLVSAAPVEIGRVIAARLGLTGAIGTVAEVVDGAYTGRLVGDLMHGPAKAEAVTQLAAVEGLDLSRCAAYSDSANDLPMLCAVGRAVAVNPDPALLRQARERGWDVRDFRTGRRAARIAVPSTAAAGLLAGAVTAGLALHRRRHRDA; this is encoded by the coding sequence GTGGCCGGAAGCCGGAAGGTGACCGTCAGCACCGACGCCCACGGGCACACCGCGGGCTGGTCGGAGACCCCGTCGGCACCGGCGACCACAGTCGCGCCCGATCCCACCGCCGCTGCGTTCTTCGACGTGGACAACACGATGATGCAGGGCGCCTCGATCTACTGGTTCGCCCGCGGGCTGGCCGCCCGGAAGTACTTCACCACCGGTGACCTGGCCCGGTTCGCCTGGCAGCAGGCGCGGTTCCGGCTCCTCGCCACCGAGCACGCGGGCGACATGTCGCAGGCCAAGGAGGCCGCGCTCGCCTTCGTCCAGGGCTGGCGCGTCGACGACATGGAACGCCTGGCCGACGAGATCTTCGACGAGCTGATGGCGCCGCGCATCTGGGCCGGCACCCGTCGCCTGGCGCAGCGTCACCTCGACGCGGGCGAGCGGGTCTGGCTGGTCAGCGCCGCCCCGGTGGAGATCGGCCGGGTGATCGCGGCCCGGCTCGGCCTGACCGGTGCGATCGGCACTGTGGCCGAGGTGGTCGACGGCGCGTACACCGGGCGGCTGGTCGGCGACCTGATGCACGGTCCGGCGAAGGCCGAGGCGGTCACCCAGCTCGCCGCCGTGGAAGGGCTTGACCTGTCCCGCTGCGCGGCCTACAGCGACTCGGCGAACGACCTGCCGATGCTGTGCGCGGTCGGCCGCGCGGTGGCCGTGAACCCCGATCCGGCGCTGCTGCGGCAGGCCCGCGAGCGGGGCTGGGACGTGCGCGACTTCCGCACCGGGCGCCGGGCCGCGCGCATCGCCGTGCCCTCCACCGCGGCCGCCGGGCTGCTCGCCGGCGCGGTCACCGCCGGCCTGGCGCTGCACCGGCGCCGCCACCGCGACGCCTGA
- a CDS encoding sensor histidine kinase yields the protein MTAAPLATAPTPLSPVRGLLRRLARDTTYVLVGLPLAIVSFVLAVVGIALSAGLLVTTLGLPILAGFLYAARGLADIERLRLAGVLDRPRVRPVYRTPEPGARFWRRVFTPIRDAQSWLDLLHAFVRLLVAVPTFVLLVVWWVLALGGTLYITYDWAIPRGPGEQDLSQLLGMGDGAGARIALNTAIGLFALFTLPLVARGCARLQAGLAYSLLTGVAEMRQRIITLEEQKRAAASAEAVALRRLERDIHDGPQQRLVRLAMDLSRARHQLAGDPEAARQTLDEAVAQTRETLDELRALSRGIAPPILVDRGLPSALAALAARALVPTELAVDDDLGTAAGRLDPGVESTAYFVVAEALTNVSKHSRANTCRVEVTRKVGRLEITVTDDGAGGAHLAKGHGLSGIADRVRAAGGTLEVDSPADGPTRIHAELPR from the coding sequence ATGACCGCAGCACCACTGGCCACCGCGCCCACTCCGCTGTCCCCCGTCCGCGGGCTCCTGCGCCGCCTCGCCCGCGACACCACCTACGTGCTCGTGGGCCTGCCGCTGGCGATCGTCAGCTTCGTGCTCGCGGTGGTGGGGATCGCACTCAGCGCCGGGCTGCTGGTGACCACGCTCGGCCTGCCGATCCTCGCCGGCTTCCTCTACGCGGCGCGGGGACTGGCCGACATCGAGCGGCTCCGGCTCGCCGGTGTGCTGGACCGGCCCCGGGTACGCCCGGTCTACCGCACGCCCGAGCCGGGCGCCCGGTTCTGGCGGCGGGTGTTCACCCCGATCCGGGACGCGCAGTCGTGGCTCGACCTGCTGCACGCGTTCGTCCGGCTGCTCGTGGCGGTGCCCACGTTCGTGCTGCTCGTGGTCTGGTGGGTGCTTGCGCTGGGCGGCACGCTCTACATCACCTACGACTGGGCCATCCCCCGCGGCCCGGGCGAGCAGGACCTGAGCCAGCTCCTCGGAATGGGCGACGGGGCCGGCGCGCGGATCGCCCTGAACACCGCGATCGGGCTGTTCGCGCTGTTCACTCTCCCGCTGGTGGCGCGCGGCTGCGCCCGGCTCCAGGCCGGGCTGGCGTACTCGCTGCTCACCGGCGTGGCCGAGATGCGGCAGCGGATCATCACGCTGGAGGAGCAGAAGCGGGCCGCCGCGTCGGCCGAGGCGGTAGCGCTGCGCCGGCTGGAGCGCGACATCCACGACGGCCCGCAGCAGCGGCTGGTCCGGCTCGCGATGGACCTGAGCCGGGCCCGCCACCAGCTCGCCGGCGACCCGGAGGCGGCCCGGCAGACGCTGGACGAGGCGGTCGCGCAGACCCGAGAGACGCTGGACGAGCTGCGCGCCCTGTCCCGGGGCATCGCGCCGCCGATCCTGGTCGACAGGGGTCTGCCCAGCGCGCTCGCCGCACTCGCCGCCCGCGCCCTGGTGCCCACCGAGCTGGCCGTGGACGACGACCTGGGCACCGCCGCCGGGCGGCTCGACCCGGGAGTGGAGAGCACTGCGTACTTCGTGGTGGCCGAGGCGCTGACGAACGTCTCGAAGCACAGCCGGGCGAACACCTGCCGGGTCGAGGTCACCCGGAAGGTGGGCCGGCTGGAGATCACCGTCACCGACGACGGCGCCGGCGGCGCGCACCTGGCCAAGGGCCACGGGCTCAGCGGCATCGCCGACCGGGTCCGGGCGGCCGGCGGCACGCTGGAGGTGGACAGCCCGGCCGACGGGCCGACCCGGATCCACGCCGAACTGCCGCGGTGA
- a CDS encoding redox-sensing transcriptional repressor Rex — protein MSQHRQPGAPGRTGAVPALPDLPEATVSRLPEYLRALHALVDAGHETVSSEGLANAAGVNSAKLRKDLSHLGSYGTRGVGYDVALLVDQISSVLGLTQCRAVALVGVGNLGHALAGYDGFANRGFRIAALLDADRSRVGEEINGLVVQHVDDLPRIVAEESISIGVIATPAPAAQAVADQLVAVGVTSILNFAPCVLSVPDGVDVRKVDLAIELQILSFHEHRKASLTALPATGGSALTALPGGLAATDTQEAIGT, from the coding sequence ATGAGCCAGCACCGTCAACCAGGCGCGCCCGGTCGCACCGGTGCCGTACCGGCACTACCGGACCTGCCCGAGGCGACCGTGTCCCGGCTCCCGGAATACCTGCGTGCGCTGCACGCGCTCGTCGACGCCGGGCACGAGACGGTGTCCAGCGAGGGCCTGGCGAACGCCGCCGGCGTCAACTCCGCGAAGCTCCGCAAGGACCTCTCCCACCTCGGCTCGTACGGCACCCGGGGCGTCGGCTACGACGTCGCGCTGCTTGTCGACCAGATCTCCTCGGTGCTCGGGCTCACCCAGTGCCGGGCCGTCGCGCTCGTCGGCGTGGGTAATCTCGGTCACGCCCTGGCCGGCTACGACGGCTTCGCCAACCGCGGATTCCGCATCGCCGCGCTGCTCGACGCCGACCGGTCCCGCGTCGGCGAGGAGATCAACGGCCTGGTCGTCCAGCACGTCGACGACCTGCCCCGGATCGTCGCCGAGGAGTCGATCTCGATCGGCGTCATCGCCACCCCCGCCCCGGCCGCCCAGGCGGTCGCCGACCAGTTGGTCGCCGTCGGCGTGACGAGCATCCTCAACTTCGCACCCTGCGTACTCTCGGTTCCGGACGGGGTCGACGTGCGCAAGGTCGACCTCGCCATCGAGCTGCAGATCCTGTCCTTCCACGAGCACCGCAAGGCATCGCTGACCGCGCTCCCCGCCACCGGCGGGTCCGCCCTCACCGCCCTGCCCGGCGGACTCGCGGCAACCGACACCCAGGAGGCGATCGGCACGTGA
- a CDS encoding ECF subfamily RNA polymerase sigma factor, BldN family produces the protein MTTFGYAERPAGVTGPTQRNPLNERADPGTRGTDGQLAVRGDGRRVRSRAHHTNEAPPRPATPGGNAKPATGRLGSPTRPTMPAQARRGDTATGGEPSAAETAILPAVTTGDTAVLPAVPAAAPATGFPSRPDPSDPATEVWTLVERAQAGESEAFGLIYDRYVDTVFRFVYFRVGNRQLAEDLTSDTFLRALKRIGSFTWQGRDLGAWLVTIARNLVADHFKSGRYRLEVTTGDVLDADREDRGPEGSPEAAVVEHITNVALLTAVKQLNPEQQECIVLRFLQGFSVAETARAMGKNEGAIKALQYRAVRALARLLPDGFHS, from the coding sequence GTGACCACCTTCGGTTACGCCGAACGACCGGCCGGCGTCACCGGCCCGACCCAGCGCAACCCGCTCAACGAGCGCGCGGACCCGGGCACCCGGGGCACCGACGGCCAGCTCGCGGTACGCGGCGACGGGCGACGGGTACGCAGCCGCGCGCACCACACGAACGAGGCGCCGCCCCGCCCCGCGACTCCCGGGGGCAACGCGAAGCCCGCGACCGGCCGACTGGGCAGCCCGACCCGCCCGACCATGCCCGCCCAGGCGCGGCGCGGCGACACGGCGACCGGTGGTGAGCCGTCCGCCGCCGAGACCGCGATCCTGCCGGCGGTGACCACCGGCGACACCGCCGTCCTGCCCGCCGTACCGGCCGCCGCGCCCGCCACCGGCTTCCCCAGCCGCCCCGACCCGTCCGACCCGGCCACCGAGGTGTGGACGCTGGTCGAGCGCGCGCAGGCCGGCGAGTCCGAGGCGTTCGGGCTGATCTACGACCGGTACGTGGACACCGTCTTCCGGTTCGTCTACTTCCGGGTCGGCAACCGCCAGCTCGCCGAGGACCTCACCTCCGACACGTTCCTGCGGGCGCTCAAGCGGATCGGCAGCTTCACCTGGCAGGGGCGCGACCTCGGCGCCTGGCTGGTCACCATCGCCCGCAACCTGGTCGCCGACCACTTCAAGTCCGGGCGCTACCGGCTGGAGGTCACCACCGGTGACGTCCTGGACGCCGACCGGGAGGACCGCGGGCCGGAGGGCAGCCCCGAGGCGGCGGTGGTGGAGCACATCACGAACGTCGCCCTGCTCACCGCCGTCAAGCAGCTCAACCCGGAGCAGCAGGAGTGCATCGTGCTGCGGTTCCTCCAGGGCTTCTCGGTGGCCGAGACGGCCCGCGCCATGGGCAAGAACGAGGGCGCCATCAAGGCTCTGCAGTACCGCGCCGTCCGGGCGCTGGCCCGGCTGCTGCCCGACGGCTTCCACTCCTGA